Genomic window (Montipora capricornis isolate CH-2021 unplaced genomic scaffold, ASM3666992v2 scaffold_456, whole genome shotgun sequence):
GTGACTGTCAAGCTGAATTCGGTGATACACGAAATTATTCTCTCTCGTGTATATTACTGTATTTTTATTCACACGAAAAATGAAACTAATAACCACAGGAATTCGCGCTTTAACTcactgtgaaaaagaagttgaagtgaactTAGAAATTATCAACCTGTCAACAGGCCTCGATGCCAATcaataagcgacaaaaatagttgagacactgaactAGGAAGACAACAGTTAGGGAAAAATCGCCTTGACGAAGGACGAAGGAAGAGTTGGCGATAAGGAAAGAACATTGTGTAAGGGGGAGGGGTCTAGATGGAAAGACTTGTTGGGGGATGTGTCCGAGATTCCTTAAaagggaaagtgtctcaacacttttgGCGCTTATTGAATGTTACTCGatccccttttattttcttcatgcCCTCCCAGGggtgttttggcaccaacatggccgtcttaccACGTAAGTGCATTCAAATAATTGAAACCATCTCAAGAAGTAcatgctcgtatcctcaaactccAGCCCTACAAGACTCCTACCTTTCTCCAttgcttccaaagcgactgtcCAATTTACTTTAATAATCCAGTATTAATGCTAGTTTATGTAATTTGTTTCAAGATATTTTCTACATGCAACGCCGTAGCGCCTatttgggtagactttcatataccggactaaaattgCGGACTGCAAaggaaccattgttattccgattggGCCTTGCCAATTAGATATTGTTAAGTtcactttgttcttttgttttatggacattgaTTATTTCAGATCCgctatatgaaagaccagccgcCTAATTGTAGTTAACAACACCCGTCTTCATTCCGTGGTGTTTAATAACCAGTTTTTCGTGAAGCCGTTTGTTTGTAAAAGATCAAATGTTGCGAAATCCACAACATTTACGTAACTTTCAAACAACGATCAGCAGctagtgttttatcgggttaaATACAGAAGGCgaagccgagtgtttttagaccagATAaattttttgaacggcttcaaaaagcGTGTAACTTTGGAATCCAAACATTGGTGCAAAATGTCAGAGAAGAaaattagcatacaagaaaatcATGTCTTATTACCATGCTTCATGTAAAGAATAACAATGAAAGTGCTGTCGCTTTTTAAAGCTAATGCACGTGACATTTTATCGGTGAACTGATAGGCTGTtttgctcatgaattattaatgatttttaatgCAGCCATGAAAGACATGAAAGCAACCGAGAGATACTCGACAGAGGGTAGAAAAATCACAACACATTTGCCTTTTACATTTTATTGTGCTTAAGCAAGGTTACACCAAGTATTAAGCAATACCTACTTCAGTGTCAAAACGAGCTATCGTAATTGCTCTACAGTGTACATATTTCTAGACTTAATATTGCTACAAAACACACATCGCCTAGAAGAAATTAAATTGCTCTTACCAAGGTATTATCatgctaagaaagaaaaaatgtggCCTTCCTGTGCCGTTTTCGCATTAGCTTTagcatatttttttttcaactatgactttcaaaaattttctttaAACCTGGAATCAATCAGAAGGACATTtataaaattctgaaaacaaatcAATTTGGGACGTAAAAACTCATTTGTGCTGAAAATTCGAATCATATTAAACCCTTGGTTTAAATTATCAATCAGTATAAACTAGTATAACAAATTCGTCCACCACTTTCCAAAAGGCTTGCATGCGTTTCCTCTTTCAAAGCGGATATTAATTACGTGAAGAAGATTTGAAAAGATGATTTGGATGAATTATCACGCGTGATCTAAAAAACGTTGGATGTAAGAACTAAGTGTCGAATTCTCTCTTAGCTTTATAATCTCTTCTTCTAACAAGTGTAATATATACGAATACAATCTTACAGCGGTTAAGAACTAAGTGCGCGCTGTTTAAAGAAACACgccttttttaaaacattttacatTGATAAATCGGTATAGAAGCCACATCTCCTTTCCGTTGGCTAAAATGAAAGCAATTTGTTCTTTTCTGTTATTGGAAACAATTGCCAgccaaatttttttaaaatggcctGTCTTTGACTTTGGAGATCAAGGCGATTCGCAAATATACAGGAACAAATTTGATTATGcatggggaggggggaggggggtactctaaaatttaaaattaagagATCTCAGACAACCACGCGAAAATTAACAACCTCTATTTTATATTGTTTTGACCCTGAAATATCTAAACTCTCCCCGCTTTATATTGTGTAAACTACAATATTGCTTTCAGTTAAGAACGATTCATAAAAGGAGAAATTCTCATTGTAATTGGGAACTTTTTTACCGACAAAGGGTTTTTAAAGTCGGTGACGCTAAATAACAAGAATCAGGAAAAGTTGTACATCTATTCAAAAATCTGAAGACTATGGTTACGAAAATCGGTGACAATTATTTTACCATCGCTAAGCGCTGCTGTAGAAAGCGGGTAATTGGGCTCTCCTTCCCTTGTCCCTTTTGCTCCAAACTTAGTTACAAACTCTCCGCTGAGTTTAAACACCTGCACTCGGTGATTAAATGAATCACAAACAAGCAGATGTCCCGCTCTGTCCACTGACAGGCAGCCAGGATCATGGAACTCCCCGTCCCCATTCCCCTTATTTCCAAATTTATAAAGAAACTCCCCCTCCCTATTAAAAACTTTTATACAGTGATCACCTCCGTCTGACACAATAAGAAAGTTTTCGTGTTGGATACAATGCAAAGGATTGATTAAAGAGCCGTCATTACCGATACTGCGCAAAAACCGACCATCGGGTGAaaagattttgattaatttgtTATCTTTGTCAGTAGCAATAATGTTGCCATCGCTGTCAATTGACAGGCCAAGAGGAGTGCTAAACTGGTGATCCCGGGTTCCTTTTCCTCCAAACTGATTAAGATAATGACCCTCATCACCAAACAATTGAACTCGGTGGTTCTTAGTGTCTGCCACTATAATCTTATCATTTTGAAAAGCTATCCCAGCAGGCCAGTCGAACTCTCCCTGCTGATTACCCTTTTTACCAAACGATCTTAAGTGAGTTCCATTACTGGCAAATATCTGTACTCTGTGGTTATCACCTTTACTCACTGCAATCTCATCGTTGCCATTCACTGCTACCCCCCAAGGACTGGAAAACATTCCAACATACAAACCTTGTTGTCCAAAGGATAACACGGGTCGGAACTGTCTGCGTTTGACTTGAACCTCAAAAGGGCTGCCACGCACATGTTTTCTATTGACTTTCACGGATGCCCGAAATGTTCCGGGTTCTTTGGGAAAATAGTGGATTTTGTAAGTGCCATCTTTGTTATCTTGTATTTGAGGTATGATCGCACTGTCATGGCCCTCAAGATTTCTGATTTCCAACGTCACACGGTCATGTTCTTGGTAACATTGTTCTTTTTGTGTATTCTTTGTTGTTACAACAATCTCAGCTTCAAGTCCAACAGTTCCTTCACTGATCCCTTTTCCCTCAGCGCTCGAGTATTTCGAGCTCGTTTTGGTGACAAAAAAACAGCCAATTTCTTTCGTGTTCATGTCATGAAACAGTTTTTCATTCCCTTCAAAGACAAAAGTAGCCAAACTTTCGCCGCCACGAGTAGCTGAATCTTCTTCGAATTCTTCGCCTTCCTTCTGAAGTATGTTGTCTAGAAATTCATTTTGTTGCATGAATTGAGCGCTTGTGCTTCGCTTTAAAATCATTTCCAGTTGTTCGGTGGCTGCTTCGTGCATTTTGACTTCCTCTTCGATTGCGTGCTTTTGCTTTTCTGAAAGCTCCAATGAttcttttactttgttttccACCACATCAACGATTTCGTTCTGTTTCGCTTCTATGACCGAAACTAACCTGGCGACAAGCTGCTGCACATCGGTTTTTACCCTAGCAGCCTGCTCTTGAATTTTAACAAAGTTTTCATCAATTGTCGCGATCCTTGTCATCTTCTCCAGCGCTCTTCGTTTCTCTGATTCAATGGCTGCAACGACTCTCGCTTTTCGTTCTTTTGCGGCATTTTCCACAAGGATCTTAGAGTGTCCTTCATGGTCTAGTAAAGCGCAAGCGTTGCAAATGCTAATTTCGCAAtcctgacagaaaaactctaATTCTTTCTTCTCGTGACCTTCTTTTCCACAAAGTGTTGgctgctttaaaatgttctcaaAGTCTTCGTCTCGAAAATCTTTCAAAGCCAAAGCGtggtgttttttatttttccttagCCCGTTATGCAGAGGGAGGCAGTCATCACACCAGAATGAACGACAAGTAAAGCAGTACGCAGATTCTCCGCTTGTTTTCTCGCAATTTCCACACTTGATGCCACTCGTATTGCACTCTGTGACAGGCAAAGCATCCAACAAACTGTTGATACGAAAGTTTGTTGGAAAAGCGTTAAGATCACCGTTTCCAGGGATTCTGAAATTCTGCCTACACTCGGGGCATGAAATAGTGTCTCGAATTCCGCTCGCTTGTTGAATCCTTTGCAGGCAATGAAGGCACAAACTGTGTAAGCAAGGAAGCTGCTTTGGATTAGTGAACCTGGTCATACATACAGGACAACAAAGATGTTCGTAAATATTGTCTAGAAAGGTTTTGATATCCATGATAAACGAAGAGGGGAAAACGGACTTCCGTGTTGAACATGGTGACGATCTTGGTTCATTGTTGTCTGGTTTTGTTATcttaaccaatgaaaatgcCTAAAGTCAAATGTTTTAATATCCTGGatttttttagaaaattaacGTCATCAAACTGTCATGTTTGTTATGGATTTTCCCTTTTGGTTCCATTTTCTCAGCGGTCAAAATTTTTGTTTCGGGCTACAAAGCCACAGAAAAAGCGAACACAATAGAAAGAAGGCGTATCTGGATTCTTAAgcttagcaacaaagcaactcgGGTGATTAGACAAAAATGAGATGAATGTTTCGGAACAATACCGCATTCCTTCCTTCCCCTCAGCCCATGCATATGGCGTTTTGACCCTTATCTCTATGTTCCTGTTCTTTCTATCGTTCCCTATCTGATGTGAACCGTCGCCACGCCGGACGGTTCTCTAGAGTGTCCTTCCAAATGTTGAGTATATACCGCCACGGATGTCCTATCGCAATgaaaagcttttaaaaaattaatgaggATTTTGACCTTGTGTAGCCCCTTGATTTTCTTAGAATTGTTAGCAGCGGATCATCTGTGTCATTTGTGTCATGCAATTGTTTTAACAAACGCGCCATAAAATATCTTCAGTTTTAATGAGTTTTCCGACGCACAACGCTGACGATCTAGCCAGCGAACGCAGACTTATTTCCGGAGTTCGTTTGCTGACGATCGTGTGGATTCCGTCTAGCTTGTGCGGAAAATTTGAGCGAATTCATGGATTAATGTTCAATGTCTACTTTCCCGTCTTCTGTTTAAATGCTACTATTTGCACTTCTCATCCTTTTCACCATCCGCGCCTTTTTGTAACTGAAACAAATGATAGTTTTGGCTTCAAGACATTTTAGCTTCGAAAGTATTTTGTAGCATCATTTGGATAAACTTGACTTGCTAAGGGCTCGTAGTTGCCATTTGGTTAATTCGTGCATGTTTGATCCGTCTGTCACTGGAAAGGGGTGGCGTCCGTTTTTGCTGAGTCATAAATTTGCTAAACCTTTATCGATGCCGCTTAGGCGTTTTTAAGTCTTCAGTACTCGCACAAAAAAGTCACCTGCGTAACTGAAATTTGCAATCAATTTGTACATGATATAAAGAAAATGCAGTACTTCGCATACAGCTTGTGTGCCTCTCGGTGAATGAAAATGTCATATACACCAACAACTACCAAGTAGTAATTCGTATCCACACAAAAGCGCTCAGAATTGCCCGAAGTTGCATGATCGGAAgcaaacaggggcacccaacgtcaatttttggaaaatatctgttcggaagacgatttgagatctagaattttcggaacatttgttgtaaaatgttttcaggggcacccaacgaatctgttcctcacattatctgttccccagaggaatcttgctggctggcaaaaatacaggtgtttcgatgagctggatgggaaattttgttattgatagaggttttgcctggaaattactgactttttctagcatttgaACCCGGCTCTAGaaactgaggacgactaaaaaaaaaaaaaaaaaaaaaaaagaaaaccttccctctcccagagaatagtcacaaacatacgacgccTGGTCatagtgattgcgcttgcggaaaaaacctgttttgtcccggttttgtcgcttttgttcggtcgggatatgaaagcgcgcggaattcctggctgggaaataaatttgatccgctggctgggaaaccaaccaattttatctagctggctgggaaatttcttgtgtgtcttgctgggaaaaaggaacagataatgtttttccagcaacactgaaaaacacctgaaaatgacataataacatttattttcattaactggggtataataatacattttacaacaaattggtcgttgggtgcccctgtgttttgcttgcctgcctctcctaggattttcgaacatctgataaatggtataattgcccatttttaacggatttttaccctaaaaagatcacctagaattttcaggagccttttttcttgctgagattttcgaaaaggtaagttatGATCCCTATAGTTTTTGGAACACTAGattttcagctaggaaatccgaacagatgaaaaatttttaggggataaaaatatgcttatatctaccgtttaaatactaaaatacgccTAACAATGCtgtgtttaagtggttttgaactaaattctcgttgggtgcccctgagcaAACTCCGGACTTGTCACTCACCCGAGTGTAAGACACCAAAACAAGCATTCTACTATTAATACGAGATCGGCAGCACGTTTTCACGGGTGCCGGGTGCCGTTGAAAGAAGCAGCGCGATGTTTCTCCTTTCCTGAAACGTTCAGAAAAAGTCCCAACATTACCGTAGATAATCGAAATGTTTCGGTGAATCCCGAAGGTACTTTAGCTGGTTTCCTGTCCCTAAAATTCATTGTTAGTCCTACAAAAATATGGCTCAAACCCAGCATTTAGGGTCGTTGAATGGAGCGTTCTGCGAGGAAATTGCATTCCATTTGTTCACCTTAATGGCTACCAAACAATTGGTCTGTTATCTGTCATTGTAAGTTATATACCcggtatgtatatatgtatggaTGGAAAATTTTCCTGTATGTGTATGATCGACATATTCACGACCCGCACGCGTGTGACACACGAAGAGTGCGTGTTTCGTGGCTTCGTTGGTAGCGGTGGTTCAATCTTTTAGCAGTAACAGTATAGACACCTTTCGATATGTTAAGATTCAGCTTGACACTGAGGCTTAGAGGacgcaagcaaaagaaaagaataaacatgttcatttagtttcctttttttgtgcCCTCAAGGCTGCCatgctgaattttaaaatatcgaaTTCAAAGTGGTCTATTTAAATAAGGGTAGAAAAATTATCCGCTTTCGAACATCATTTGAGCGGCCTAAgaattttcaaatatttctgcTCTTTCTCTGGGTATAATGCTGTTTCGATGCTATAAAATCTCAATAACTTTCGGTCAAATCGGCGAATCTCAAATGCGGATtatggtaaaggtaaagtctgcttacgagcgaagtggcccattaggccggagcttatcccgatTTCTATAGCAtaaagcgactaggagtatttttactcccccTTGGATGGGGTgccagtccatcacagggttacccccggcattttcgccggtacccatttatgcgcctgggtggagagaggcaacgtgagagtaaagtgtcttgcccaagaacacaacacaatgtccccggccaggggcCGAACCCGAACCACAcgatccggagtcgagtgcactgaccatgaggccactgcgcctcccaAAGGTTTCCAAAATTGGAAATTTACCACTCTTCCCCACTACCTGTATTTTGGTTGTACGTGACGATACACAGTGCAGCGAACAGACCGGTAGGTAGCTTATCCTTACGCATGAACGTGATCTATGGAGCAATTTCCTTgccaggaaattaaaaaaaaaaaaaaaacaagacgcctacaagggcgtatccgtggaatgcgcaaacagttaacacagaaAGTCTAGTTACAGGGAATttcaactacaggtaaacttcagaaaatggcgagagattaccagaaagataattctgtatataacttgaagttgtttgttgtaaaaactcattgttaatgttattaaatttgcaaatgcaaacaacgaagctcTATTAGctggttatcaggatacgggattattcatctatttatttatttatttatttatttatttatttatttatttatttattttaaggagactttattcaaatcccacagttttacctgcttccttaactccgttaatccaaaaattacaagatcagccttaaatcatcagAAAAACTTATTATATTTCACAGTttaacaacttatcatcctgggccagttctTCAAAGTCGATTAAggctaatctcaggttaaaaattaacaaaggagttttattctttactcccaaatgctattcaaggctgatattctgtaaaactttacattagaagaagtcaatcttgaaaaacaaaaataagcaaaggaaactttcaccaaaacgttgaaaacatagaccgtattcataattggcggctaagtaattattctctTGTCTCTATGCTAATTATCAATAAcctcgttagcacgaacaaaattcaaaagaatctttgcttgaaagtgaggctagtgggGATGATTAGCACatggacaaaagaataatttcttggtcgccatttatgaatacggtctatgaaacaaaagtttacgctaatcctggattaagttaatcggctttcgaacaaccgggccctgtattcAAAGTCCAGTTCCGTTATCCAGtgcaaagttctaattttacaattccataatcttgatagcagtattagagtaacttggtaccaaacgttccacaataacttgaaatctc
Coding sequences:
- the LOC138036083 gene encoding E3 ubiquitin-protein ligase TRIM71-like: MDIKTFLDNIYEHLCCPVCMTRFTNPKQLPCLHSLCLHCLQRIQQASGIRDTISCPECRQNFRIPGNGDLNAFPTNFRINSLLDALPVTECNTSGIKCGNCEKTSGESAYCFTCRSFWCDDCLPLHNGLRKNKKHHALALKDFRDEDFENILKQPTLCGKEGHEKKELEFFCQDCEISICNACALLDHEGHSKILVENAAKERKARVVAAIESEKRRALEKMTRIATIDENFVKIQEQAARVKTDVQQLVARLVSVIEAKQNEIVDVVENKVKESLELSEKQKHAIEEEVKMHEAATEQLEMILKRSTSAQFMQQNEFLDNILQKEGEEFEEDSATRGGESLATFVFEGNEKLFHDMNTKEIGCFFVTKTSSKYSSAEGKGISEGTVGLEAEIVVTTKNTQKEQCYQEHDRVTLEIRNLEGHDSAIIPQIQDNKDGTYKIHYFPKEPGTFRASVKVNRKHVRGSPFEVQVKRRQFRPVLSFGQQGLYVGMFSSPWGVAVNGNDEIAVSKGDNHRVQIFASNGTHLRSFGKKGNQQGEFDWPAGIAFQNDKIIVADTKNHRVQLFGDEGHYLNQFGGKGTRDHQFSTPLGLSIDSDGNIIATDKDNKLIKIFSPDGRFLRSIGNDGSLINPLHCIQHENFLIVSDGGDHCIKVFNREGEFLYKFGNKGNGDGEFHDPGCLSVDRAGHLLVCDSFNHRVQVFKLSGEFVTKFGAKGTREGEPNYPLSTAALSDGKIIVTDFRNHSLQIFE